A portion of the Cyanobium sp. PCC 7001 genome contains these proteins:
- a CDS encoding cell division protein SepF: MSLFSRLRAVVSGDDYLDGDYDEELDYAGEEMQDPAPPTSRSSALALSSDFSTDDPFAGTNVIGMPGLSTSAAEVTLMEPRSFDEMPRAIQALRERKTVILNLTMMEPDQAQRAVDFVAGGTFAIDGHQERVGESIFLFAPSCVTVTTAGGEEMSSPTTVSRDLGHEQEAAPSPAWGRQDTAI; the protein is encoded by the coding sequence GTGTCGTTGTTCTCCCGTCTGCGTGCCGTCGTCTCCGGCGATGACTACCTCGATGGGGACTACGACGAAGAGCTGGATTACGCCGGCGAGGAGATGCAGGACCCCGCCCCGCCCACCAGTCGGAGCAGTGCGCTTGCCCTCAGCTCCGATTTCTCCACGGACGATCCCTTTGCCGGCACCAACGTGATCGGCATGCCGGGGCTCTCCACCTCCGCGGCGGAGGTGACCCTGATGGAGCCCCGCAGCTTCGATGAGATGCCGCGCGCGATCCAGGCCCTGCGCGAGCGCAAGACCGTGATCCTCAATCTCACGATGATGGAGCCCGACCAGGCCCAGCGCGCGGTGGATTTCGTGGCCGGTGGCACCTTCGCCATCGACGGCCACCAGGAGCGGGTGGGGGAGAGCATCTTCCTGTTCGCCCCCAGCTGCGTCACGGTCACCACCGCTGGTGGTGAGGAGATGTCGTCGCCCACCACGGTGTCGCGGGATCTGGGTCACGAGCAGGAAGCAGCCCCGTCCCCGGCCTGGGGCCGGCAGGACACCGCGATCTGA
- the proC gene encoding pyrroline-5-carboxylate reductase — protein MLPSFGVIGLGRMAQALLVPLIQAGLVDPGGVRAVVASPASAERLSALYGLAVATDPREAWMAPVVLLAVKPQQLAAAAAAAAAAAPVGCTGVLVSVLAGVPLARLQRLFPGWRCVRAVPNTPCLVGQGLTGLSLASEVSTSEGDLIQSLFAQVGEVHRLPESQLDAFLALTSSGPAFVALVAEAMADGAVAAGLPRLLAQHLAHRTLAGSAALLQGQELHPAQLKDMVSSPAGTTIAGLRQLERAGLRSALIEAVLAAAERSRELGADRVP, from the coding sequence GTGTTGCCATCCTTCGGTGTGATCGGGCTCGGGCGCATGGCCCAGGCTTTGCTTGTGCCCCTGATCCAGGCGGGCCTGGTGGATCCCGGCGGGGTGCGGGCCGTGGTGGCCAGCCCCGCCTCGGCCGAGCGGCTCTCGGCGCTGTACGGCCTGGCCGTGGCCACCGACCCCAGGGAAGCCTGGATGGCGCCTGTGGTGCTGCTGGCGGTGAAACCCCAGCAGCTGGCGGCGGCGGCCGCCGCCGCGGCGGCGGCGGCGCCGGTGGGCTGCACCGGTGTGCTCGTATCGGTGCTGGCCGGTGTCCCGCTGGCGCGGTTGCAGCGGCTGTTCCCGGGCTGGCGCTGCGTGCGGGCCGTGCCCAACACCCCCTGCCTGGTGGGGCAGGGCCTCACCGGCCTCAGCCTGGCGTCTGAGGTGAGCACCTCGGAGGGGGATCTGATCCAGAGCCTGTTCGCCCAGGTGGGCGAGGTGCACCGACTGCCGGAATCCCAGCTGGATGCCTTCCTGGCGCTCACCTCCTCGGGCCCCGCCTTCGTGGCCCTGGTTGCCGAGGCGATGGCCGATGGGGCCGTGGCGGCGGGTCTGCCGCGGCTGCTGGCCCAGCACCTGGCCCACCGCACCCTGGCGGGCAGTGCCGCCCTGCTGCAGGGGCAGGAGCTCCATCCCGCCCAGCTCAAGGACATGGTGAGTTCGCCGGCGGGCACCACCATCGCCGGCCTGCGCCAGCTGGAGCGTGCCGGCCTGCGTTCAGCCCTGATCGAGGCGGTGCTGGCGGCGGCTGAACGCAGCCGGGAGCTCGGCGCCGACCGCGTGCCCTAG
- the der gene encoding ribosome biogenesis GTPase Der, protein MALPVVAIIGRPNVGKSTLVNRLCRSREAIVHDQPGVTRDRTYQEGFWGDRTFRVVDTGGLVFDDDSEFLPEIREQANLALAEASVALVIVDGQQGCTAADEAIAAWLRGQNVPVLLAVNKCESPEAGLAMAAEFWGLGLGEPHPISAIHGAGTGDLLDQVIGHLPPTQDEEGEEPIQLAIIGRPNVGKSSLLNAVCGENRAIVSPIRGTTRDTIDTTIEREGKTWKLLDTAGIRRRRSVNYGPEFFGINRSFKAIERSDVCVLVIDALDGVTEQDQRLAGRIEEDGRACVVVVNKWDAIEKDSHTMPAMEKELRAKLYFLDWAPMLFTSALSGQRVQAIFPLALLAVEQHRRRVTTSVVNEVLTEALSWRTPPTSRGGRQGRLYYGTQVAVRPPSFTLFVNDPKLFGDTYRRYVERQIREGLGFEGTPIKLFWRGKQQRDAERDLARQQNRGR, encoded by the coding sequence TTGGCCTTACCGGTCGTCGCCATCATCGGCCGCCCCAACGTGGGCAAGTCCACCCTGGTGAACCGGCTCTGCCGCAGCCGCGAGGCCATCGTGCACGACCAGCCCGGCGTGACCCGCGACCGCACCTACCAGGAGGGCTTCTGGGGGGATCGCACCTTCCGGGTGGTGGACACCGGCGGGCTGGTGTTCGACGACGACAGTGAATTCCTGCCCGAGATCCGCGAGCAGGCCAACCTGGCCCTGGCCGAGGCCTCGGTGGCCCTGGTGATCGTGGACGGCCAGCAGGGCTGCACCGCCGCCGACGAGGCGATCGCCGCCTGGCTGCGGGGCCAGAACGTGCCGGTGCTGCTGGCGGTGAACAAGTGCGAGTCGCCCGAGGCCGGCCTGGCCATGGCGGCCGAATTCTGGGGCCTGGGGCTGGGGGAGCCCCATCCGATCTCCGCCATCCACGGTGCCGGCACCGGCGATCTGCTCGATCAGGTGATCGGCCATCTCCCGCCCACCCAGGACGAGGAGGGGGAGGAGCCGATCCAGCTGGCGATCATCGGCCGCCCCAACGTGGGGAAATCCAGCCTGCTCAATGCGGTGTGCGGCGAGAACCGGGCGATCGTGAGCCCGATCCGCGGCACCACCCGCGACACGATCGACACCACGATCGAGCGGGAGGGCAAGACCTGGAAACTGCTGGACACCGCCGGCATCCGCCGCCGCCGTTCGGTGAACTACGGGCCGGAGTTCTTCGGCATCAACCGCAGCTTCAAGGCGATCGAGCGCAGCGATGTGTGCGTGCTGGTGATCGATGCCCTCGACGGCGTCACCGAACAGGATCAGCGGCTCGCCGGTCGCATCGAGGAGGACGGGCGTGCCTGCGTGGTGGTGGTGAACAAGTGGGACGCCATTGAAAAGGACAGCCACACCATGCCGGCGATGGAGAAGGAGCTCCGCGCCAAGCTCTACTTTCTCGACTGGGCGCCGATGCTGTTCACCTCGGCCCTCAGCGGCCAGCGGGTGCAGGCCATCTTCCCCCTGGCGCTGCTGGCCGTGGAGCAGCACCGCCGCCGGGTCACCACCTCGGTGGTGAATGAGGTGCTCACCGAGGCCCTCAGCTGGCGCACGCCTCCCACCAGCCGCGGCGGCCGTCAGGGGCGCCTTTACTACGGCACCCAGGTGGCGGTTCGGCCGCCCAGCTTCACCCTGTTCGTGAACGACCCGAAGCTGTTCGGCGACACCTACCGCCGCTATGTGGAGCGCCAGATCCGGGAGGGGCTGGGCTTCGAGGGCACGCCGATCAAGCTGTTCTGGCGGGGCAAGCAGCAGCGCGATGCCGAGCGCGACCTCGCCCGCCAGCAGAATCGCGGCCGCTGA
- a CDS encoding DUF3086 domain-containing protein, whose translation MPDEPIPQPAPTGEAGPPADTSTDHPGSTAGQAPDTDWQQLALAELRQQRTQLEEEIRQLEARRDQINREISSSFAGQADGVARRLKGFQDYLVGALQDLAVAAEQVELVPQQVLVAPSALDAAAQAAGEPAPAQPVAAAGLFSADEALIRERLAAFQGQPDFYADPWKLRRSLETGAAASLDSWFLEQGGRGAQPSSGSRSRNALVTAAAVAILGELYGDRFQTLVLASQPERLGEWRRILQDSLGLEREDFGPTSGIVLFERPDALIERADRLEERGELPFIVVDAAEQVVDIPILQFPLWLAFAPGPGELIDDEELY comes from the coding sequence ATGCCTGACGAGCCCATCCCCCAGCCGGCCCCCACCGGCGAAGCCGGCCCACCCGCCGACACCAGCACCGACCATCCCGGCAGCACTGCTGGCCAGGCTCCCGACACGGACTGGCAGCAGCTGGCCCTGGCGGAGCTGCGTCAGCAGCGAACCCAGCTGGAGGAGGAGATCAGGCAGCTGGAGGCCCGCCGGGATCAGATCAACCGCGAGATCAGCAGCAGTTTCGCCGGCCAGGCCGATGGCGTGGCCCGGCGCCTCAAGGGCTTCCAGGACTACCTGGTGGGGGCCCTGCAGGACCTGGCGGTGGCCGCCGAGCAGGTGGAGCTGGTGCCCCAGCAGGTGCTGGTGGCCCCGTCGGCCCTCGATGCCGCGGCCCAGGCAGCGGGGGAGCCTGCGCCGGCGCAGCCGGTGGCCGCCGCCGGGCTGTTCAGCGCCGATGAGGCCCTGATCCGGGAACGGCTGGCGGCCTTCCAGGGCCAGCCCGACTTCTACGCCGACCCGTGGAAGCTGCGCCGCAGCCTGGAGACCGGTGCCGCCGCCAGCCTGGACAGCTGGTTTCTCGAACAGGGCGGCCGGGGGGCCCAGCCCAGCAGCGGCAGCCGCAGCCGCAACGCCCTGGTCACGGCCGCCGCCGTGGCGATCCTGGGGGAGCTGTACGGCGACCGGTTCCAGACCCTGGTGCTGGCCAGCCAGCCCGAGCGGCTCGGCGAGTGGCGCCGCATCCTGCAGGACAGCCTCGGCCTGGAACGGGAGGACTTCGGCCCCACCAGCGGCATCGTGCTGTTCGAGCGGCCTGACGCCCTGATCGAACGGGCCGACCGGCTGGAGGAGCGGGGCGAGCTGCCCTTCATCGTGGTCGACGCGGCCGAGCAGGTGGTGGACATCCCGATCCTCCAGTTCCCCCTCTGGCTCGCCTTCGCACCGGGGCCGGGGGAGCTGATCGACGACGAAGAGCTCTACTGA
- the dusB gene encoding tRNA dihydrouridine synthase DusB — protein sequence MIASHATPLGLSASLRRDPLVLDGRGTPRQLRCRVLQSPLAGVSDRIFRSLVRRWAPDALLFTEMVNATSLELGHGVQKVEELGSESGPIGVQLFDHRPAAMADAARRAEAAGAFLIDINMGCPVKKIARKGGGSGLIRDPHLAARIVEAVAAAVAIPVTVKTRLGWCGSDADPVSWCRQLQDAGAQLLTLHGRTREQGFRGRADWGAIAAVKRALTIPVVANGDVNTPEGALHCLAATGCDGLMVGRGSMGAPWLVGQIDAALSGQPIPPTPGAAERIALAAEQLQALVAAKGDHGLLIARKHMGWTCTGFPGAPQLRHDLMRAPTPAEALALLERARQSL from the coding sequence ATGATTGCCAGCCACGCCACGCCCCTGGGGCTGTCCGCCTCCCTGCGCCGCGATCCGCTGGTGCTCGACGGCCGCGGCACGCCGCGGCAGCTGCGCTGCCGGGTGCTGCAGTCGCCCCTGGCCGGAGTGAGCGATCGCATCTTCCGAAGCCTGGTGCGGCGCTGGGCCCCCGATGCCCTGCTGTTCACCGAGATGGTGAACGCCACCAGCCTGGAGCTGGGGCACGGGGTGCAGAAGGTGGAGGAGCTGGGCAGCGAGAGCGGGCCGATCGGGGTGCAGTTGTTCGACCACCGCCCCGCCGCCATGGCCGATGCCGCCCGCCGCGCCGAAGCCGCGGGTGCCTTCCTGATCGACATCAACATGGGCTGCCCGGTGAAGAAGATCGCCCGCAAGGGCGGCGGCAGTGGTCTGATCCGCGACCCCCACCTGGCCGCCCGCATCGTGGAGGCGGTGGCAGCGGCCGTAGCCATCCCGGTCACGGTGAAGACCCGCCTGGGCTGGTGCGGCAGCGATGCCGATCCGGTGAGTTGGTGCCGCCAGCTGCAGGACGCCGGCGCCCAGCTGCTCACCCTGCACGGCCGCACCCGCGAGCAGGGCTTCCGGGGCCGGGCCGACTGGGGGGCGATCGCCGCCGTGAAACGGGCTCTGACCATCCCGGTGGTCGCCAACGGCGATGTGAACACCCCGGAGGGCGCCCTGCACTGCCTGGCGGCCACCGGCTGCGACGGTCTGATGGTGGGGCGGGGCAGCATGGGCGCCCCGTGGCTGGTGGGCCAGATCGACGCCGCCCTAAGCGGCCAGCCGATTCCACCCACCCCGGGAGCGGCCGAGCGCATCGCCCTGGCCGCCGAACAGCTGCAGGCCCTGGTGGCCGCCAAGGGCGACCACGGTCTGCTGATCGCCCGCAAGCACATGGGCTGGACCTGCACAGGTTTTCCCGGCGCTCCCCAGCTGCGCCACGACCTGATGCGGGCCCCCACCCCGGCGGAAGCCCTGGCGCTGCTGGAGCGGGCCCGGCAGTCGCTCTGA
- a CDS encoding YggS family pyridoxal phosphate-dependent enzyme, with the protein MPDSENRGLAARLEAIRAQLPPSCRLLAVSKGHPAAAIRAAVAAGQRSFGESRLQEAMAKQDALADLGPLDWHFIGRLQANKARGVLRRFGTIHSLDSVALAQRLARIAAEEERSPAVLFQVKFRPDPAKTGFEPEALRARWQELSALPALRPVGLMTIAPMGLEAAERRALFQECAALAAELGLPERSMGMSGDWPEAVTAGSTWVRLGSSLFGDRPSQNLAIPDVGRYSG; encoded by the coding sequence TTGCCGGATTCGGAGAACCGTGGCCTGGCAGCCCGCTTGGAGGCGATCCGTGCCCAGCTGCCGCCCAGCTGCCGGCTGCTGGCGGTGAGCAAGGGCCATCCCGCCGCCGCCATCCGCGCCGCCGTGGCGGCCGGGCAGCGCAGCTTCGGGGAGAGCCGGCTCCAGGAGGCCATGGCCAAGCAGGACGCTCTGGCCGATCTGGGTCCGCTCGACTGGCATTTCATCGGCCGGCTGCAGGCCAACAAGGCCCGCGGGGTGCTGCGCCGTTTCGGCACCATCCACTCGCTGGACAGCGTGGCCCTGGCCCAGCGCCTGGCCCGCATCGCCGCCGAGGAGGAGCGCAGCCCGGCCGTGCTGTTCCAGGTGAAGTTCCGCCCCGACCCCGCCAAGACCGGCTTCGAGCCCGAGGCCCTGCGGGCCCGCTGGCAGGAGCTGTCCGCTCTGCCGGCCCTGCGGCCTGTCGGGCTGATGACCATCGCCCCCATGGGGCTGGAGGCTGCTGAACGACGGGCCCTGTTCCAGGAGTGCGCCGCCCTGGCGGCCGAGCTGGGTCTGCCGGAGCGTTCGATGGGCATGAGTGGCGACTGGCCCGAGGCCGTGACCGCCGGCAGCACCTGGGTGCGGCTGGGCAGCAGCCTCTTTGGTGACCGCCCATCCCAGAATCTTGCGATCCCTGACGTGGGACGCTATTCAGGATGA
- the plsY gene encoding glycerol-3-phosphate 1-O-acyltransferase PlsY: MALPPLLTLVLPLLLAGYLLGSIPSGYLAGRWWKGLDIRQEGSGSTGATNVLRVVGKGPALVVFLVDVLKGTAAVLLAKAVLEPLGQPLGPTGWAIDSGVVAAGLAALAGHTWPAWLGWRGGKAVATALGMLLGLAWPVGLACFGVFLTTLTLSRIVSLSSVVGAVALPLLMLGWFQSQGLGVRWPYLVLALLTSGLVIWRHRSNLARLLAGTEPRLGDKAGSR; encoded by the coding sequence ATGGCCCTGCCCCCCCTGCTGACCCTGGTGCTGCCGCTGCTGCTGGCGGGCTACCTGCTGGGCTCCATCCCCAGCGGCTATCTGGCGGGGCGGTGGTGGAAGGGCCTGGACATCCGCCAGGAGGGGTCCGGCTCCACCGGGGCCACCAACGTGCTGCGCGTGGTGGGCAAGGGTCCGGCCCTGGTGGTGTTTCTGGTGGACGTGCTCAAGGGCACCGCCGCCGTGCTCCTGGCCAAGGCGGTGCTGGAACCGCTGGGCCAGCCCCTGGGGCCCACGGGCTGGGCGATCGACAGCGGTGTGGTGGCGGCGGGCCTCGCCGCCCTGGCGGGCCACACCTGGCCCGCTTGGCTCGGCTGGCGCGGCGGCAAGGCTGTGGCCACGGCCCTCGGCATGCTGCTGGGCCTGGCCTGGCCCGTGGGCCTGGCCTGCTTCGGCGTGTTCCTCACCACCCTCACCCTCAGCCGCATCGTGTCGCTCTCGAGCGTGGTGGGCGCGGTGGCGCTGCCGCTGCTGATGCTCGGCTGGTTCCAGAGCCAGGGGCTGGGCGTGCGCTGGCCCTACCTGGTGCTGGCGCTGCTCACGAGCGGGCTGGTGATCTGGCGTCATCGCAGCAACCTGGCCCGGCTGCTGGCCGGCACCGAACCCCGGCTGGGGGACAAGGCGGGCAGCCGCTAG
- a CDS encoding DUF3119 family protein, translating to MTNPPTSPSDATAADLPNRAAPQPAAEDGTLPAHYGVALGVVGVGLACLGLTPLWAGALWLSLAVSLLGLFLVVQTALLRLEFQEEALVVWRQAVLLRRFPYSAWKNWRLFWPGLPVVFYFREEQSPHLLPLLFDAKALRQQLDRHLSHLPAPDA from the coding sequence ATGACGAACCCTCCAACCTCCCCTTCGGATGCCACCGCTGCCGACCTCCCGAACCGGGCTGCGCCGCAGCCTGCCGCTGAGGACGGCACCCTGCCGGCCCACTACGGCGTGGCCCTGGGGGTGGTGGGGGTCGGCCTGGCCTGCCTCGGTCTGACACCTCTGTGGGCCGGGGCCCTCTGGCTGAGCCTGGCGGTGAGCCTGCTCGGACTGTTCCTGGTGGTGCAGACCGCCCTGCTGCGGCTGGAATTCCAGGAGGAGGCCCTGGTGGTGTGGCGCCAGGCCGTGCTGCTGCGCCGGTTCCCCTACAGCGCCTGGAAGAACTGGCGTCTGTTCTGGCCGGGATTGCCGGTGGTGTTCTATTTCCGCGAAGAGCAGAGCCCGCACCTGCTGCCGCTGTTGTTTGATGCCAAGGCCCTGCGCCAGCAACTCGACCGTCATCTGAGCCACCTCCCTGCCCCCGATGCCTGA
- a CDS encoding PipX family protein, whose amino-acid sequence MTTERYLNHPTFGMLYRVAPVAEGRDLYATLYAQRIFFVVTLQPRGASFEVVPLMDARHYAEQNLARVRRDGPEAQAHWRQLFDQTFI is encoded by the coding sequence GTGACCACCGAGCGCTACCTCAACCACCCCACCTTCGGGATGCTCTACAGGGTCGCCCCTGTGGCGGAAGGGCGCGATCTGTACGCCACGCTGTATGCCCAGCGCATCTTCTTTGTGGTGACCCTGCAGCCGAGGGGGGCCAGCTTCGAGGTGGTTCCCCTGATGGATGCCCGCCACTACGCCGAGCAGAACCTGGCCCGGGTCCGGCGCGACGGGCCCGAGGCCCAGGCTCACTGGCGACAGCTCTTTGACCAGACCTTCATCTGA
- a CDS encoding DUF1823 family protein gives MLSPATPAEAAPGAGPWPLSRALLEAVLADRTSDRFVCELIWPRLGYGLDGSGTWSAGPATEASWRESFPTEPQFIAERPASVALTRSIPKEHKQLLKEQLGFAGYRIGGLYPRRTRRATAVNWLLAHLAARGEPLPEQGPLPPLLPEPADPVAGHPGDLPVA, from the coding sequence GTGCTTTCCCCTGCCACCCCCGCCGAAGCCGCCCCCGGGGCCGGGCCCTGGCCCCTCAGCCGGGCGCTGCTGGAGGCGGTGCTGGCCGACCGCACCAGCGACCGCTTCGTGTGCGAGCTGATCTGGCCGCGCCTGGGTTACGGGCTCGATGGTTCCGGCACCTGGAGCGCGGGCCCGGCGACGGAGGCCAGCTGGCGGGAGTCGTTCCCCACAGAACCGCAGTTCATCGCCGAGCGGCCGGCCAGCGTGGCGCTCACCCGCTCGATCCCCAAGGAACACAAGCAGTTGCTCAAGGAGCAGCTGGGCTTCGCGGGCTACCGGATCGGAGGCCTCTATCCGCGCCGCACCCGCCGCGCCACCGCCGTGAACTGGCTGCTGGCCCACCTGGCCGCCCGGGGGGAGCCGCTGCCGGAGCAGGGTCCGCTGCCGCCGCTGCTGCCCGAGCCGGCCGATCCGGTGGCCGGCCACCCCGGCGACCTGCCGGTCGCCTGA
- a CDS encoding CbiQ family ECF transporter T component, whose protein sequence is MDILRQMPIGQFVAEDPGAGRRSWLRALDPRLKLAWTVAFLVTPILAGPIWRLSLVGLLLLITAVCGLPWRLWRRSLPLLLVLALLVGGLAALLPAGSVAPAPLERPPAEVRLVTGSPLEAPPERSGLPWDLVRWGPVELGPIELGPLVISRRSAELGLNGATLLFTLVHSANLLLLSTPPEQLVWSFSWVLAPLARLGWPVERLGFTLLLSLRFLPLVQEELQNLLRALATRAVNLRRLGWRPSLGLVLVVGERLLANLLLRAEQGAEALLARGGTWQAAEQLHRPGRPYRLGNLLGAVVLAILLVLRWKVGAL, encoded by the coding sequence GTGGACATCCTGCGCCAGATGCCGATCGGCCAGTTCGTGGCCGAGGACCCCGGGGCGGGCCGCCGCAGCTGGCTGCGGGCCCTGGATCCCCGCCTCAAGCTGGCCTGGACCGTGGCCTTCCTGGTGACCCCGATCCTGGCCGGGCCGATCTGGCGGCTGAGCCTGGTAGGGCTGCTGCTGCTGATCACCGCGGTGTGCGGCCTGCCCTGGCGGCTGTGGCGCCGCAGCCTGCCCCTGCTGCTGGTGCTGGCCCTGCTGGTGGGCGGGCTGGCGGCATTGCTGCCCGCCGGCAGCGTGGCGCCGGCCCCGCTGGAGCGTCCCCCCGCGGAGGTGCGGCTGGTGACGGGCTCACCGCTGGAGGCACCGCCGGAGCGGTCTGGCCTCCCCTGGGATCTGGTGCGCTGGGGACCGGTGGAGCTGGGGCCCATCGAGCTGGGTCCGCTGGTGATCAGCCGCCGCTCGGCCGAGCTCGGCCTCAACGGTGCCACCCTGCTGTTCACCCTGGTGCACAGCGCCAATCTGCTGCTGCTCAGCACGCCCCCCGAGCAGTTGGTGTGGTCGTTCAGCTGGGTGCTGGCGCCGCTGGCCCGCCTGGGCTGGCCGGTGGAGCGGCTCGGATTCACCCTGCTGCTCTCCCTGCGGTTCCTGCCGCTGGTGCAGGAGGAGCTGCAGAACCTGCTGCGGGCCCTGGCCACCCGGGCGGTGAACCTGCGGCGCCTGGGCTGGCGCCCGTCCCTCGGGCTGGTGCTGGTGGTGGGTGAGCGGCTGCTGGCCAACCTGCTGCTGCGGGCCGAACAGGGGGCTGAGGCCCTGCTGGCCCGCGGCGGCACCTGGCAGGCGGCCGAACAGCTGCACCGCCCCGGCCGTCCGTACCGGCTCGGCAATCTGCTCGGCGCGGTTGTGCTGGCGATCCTGCTGGTGCTCCGTTGGAAAGTCGGTGCTCTTTAA
- a CDS encoding ABC transporter permease codes for MSRSFTQFRPLRLPRWLQRLSVSCMIGGQAISAIARGRIGLNDLMQELLEAGPGSFLIVVITALAAGTVFNIQVVAELSKQGANAAVGGLLALGLSREIAPLLTATLLTGKVATAYAAQLGTMKVTEQIDAITMLRTDPVQYLVVPRVLAMVVMAPVQCLLFFGVGIWSGQLSSSLLYNIPPSVFWTSVRTWMQPEDLPFMLVKALVFGLQIAVIACGWGLTTRGGPKEVGTSTTGAVVMILVTVALMDALLTKVLFG; via the coding sequence ATGAGCCGCTCCTTCACTCAGTTCAGGCCGCTTCGCCTGCCCCGCTGGCTGCAGCGGCTGAGCGTGAGTTGCATGATCGGCGGCCAGGCAATCAGCGCCATCGCCCGGGGCCGCATCGGTCTCAACGACCTGATGCAGGAGCTGCTGGAGGCCGGGCCTGGCAGCTTCCTGATCGTGGTGATCACGGCCCTGGCAGCCGGCACCGTGTTCAACATCCAGGTGGTGGCCGAGCTCTCCAAGCAGGGCGCGAATGCCGCCGTGGGTGGCCTGCTGGCCCTGGGCCTCTCCCGCGAGATCGCCCCCCTGCTCACCGCCACCCTGCTCACCGGCAAGGTGGCCACCGCCTATGCCGCCCAGCTCGGCACCATGAAGGTGACCGAGCAGATCGACGCCATCACCATGCTGCGCACCGATCCGGTGCAGTACCTGGTGGTGCCCCGGGTGCTGGCGATGGTGGTGATGGCGCCGGTGCAGTGCCTGCTGTTCTTCGGTGTGGGGATCTGGTCGGGGCAGCTCAGCAGCTCGCTGCTCTACAACATTCCCCCCAGCGTGTTCTGGACCTCGGTGCGCACCTGGATGCAGCCGGAGGATCTCCCGTTCATGCTGGTGAAGGCCCTGGTGTTCGGCCTGCAGATCGCCGTGATCGCCTGCGGCTGGGGGCTCACCACCCGGGGCGGCCCCAAGGAGGTGGGCACCAGCACCACCGGCGCCGTGGTGATGATCCTGGTCACGGTGGCGCTGATGGATGCCCTGCTCACCAAGGTGCTGTTTGGTTGA